The following are from one region of the Vitis riparia cultivar Riparia Gloire de Montpellier isolate 1030 chromosome 9, EGFV_Vit.rip_1.0, whole genome shotgun sequence genome:
- the LOC117922161 gene encoding caffeoylshikimate esterase: MSSESEISANFWGDMPEEEYYASQGVRNTKSYFDTPNGKLFTQSFLPLDLPVKASVYMTHGYGSDTGWLFQKICINYATWGYAVFAADILGHGRSDGIRCYLGDMEKVAATSLSFFKSVRTSESYRDLPAFLFGESMGGATTMLMYFQSEPELWTGLIFSAPLFVMPENMKPSKVRLFLYGLLFGMADTWATMPDNKMVGKAIKDPEKLKVIASNPRRYTGPPRVGTMRELARVCQYIQDNFSKVTAPFLTVHGTADGVTCPTSSKLLYEKASSEDKALKLYEGMYHSLIQGEPDENANLVLKDMREWIDERVERYGPSKS, translated from the coding sequence ATGTCGTCGGAATCCGAAATTTCGGCCAATTTCTGGGGCGATATGCCGGAGGAGGAGTACTATGCCTCCCAAGGGGTGCGCAACACCAAATCATACTTCGACACGCCCAACGGCAAGCTCTTCACCCAGAGTTTCCTACCCTTGGATCTCCCTGTCAAGGCCTCCGTCTACATGACCCACGGCTACGGCTCCGACACCGGCTGGCTCTTCCAGAAGATTTGCATCAACTACGCCACCTGGGGCTACGCAGTCTTCGCCGCCGACATCCTCGGCCACGGCCGCTCCGACGGTATCCGCTGCTACCTCGGCGACATGGAGAAGGTCGCCGCCACCTCCCTTTCCTTCTTCAAGAGCGTCCGCACCAGCGAATCCTACCGCGACCTCCCTGCTTTCCTCTTCGGCGAGTCCATGGGTGGGGCTACCACCATGCTCATGTACTTCCAATCGGAGCCGGAGCTGTGGACAGGCCTGATCTTCTCAGCCCCACTTTTTGTGATGCCGGAGAACATGAAGCCGTCGAAGGTGAGGCTATTCCTGTACGGACTTCTGTTTGGGATGGCTGACACGTGGGCGACGATGCCGGACAACAAGATGGTGGGGAAGGCGATCAAGGATCCGGAGAAGCTGAAGGTCATAGCGTCGAATCCACGGCGGTACACGGGTCCGCCAAGGGTGGGGACGATGAGGGAGCTGGCTAGGGTGTGCCAGTACATACAAGATAATTTCTCGAAAGTGACGGCGCCGTTCTTGACGGTGCACGGGACGGCGGATGGGGTGACGTGTCCGACGTCGTCGAAGCTGCTGTACGAGAAGGCTTCGAGTGAGGACAAAGCATTGAAGTTGTATGAGGGGATGTACCATTCTTTGATACAGGGAGAGCCTGATGAGAATGCCAATCTGGTGTTGAAGGATATGAGGGAATGGATTGATGAGAGGGTTGAGAGATACGGACCCTCCAAATCCTAG
- the LOC117922265 gene encoding uncharacterized protein LOC117922265, protein MAAYKGSLEKLRRCVRMVFVMVVMVTSLLVMSLPLLVALGDVVVPCLLISSFTCVRCYGFKEHLNRYAFKSSLIDIPLVSITRSLIITCVYSMCDGPALSHGPYLGTVTLCSISSILLLSVKACVFTMNSEMEAEASSSLAKQKLHLKKSWGMPVLFLSSVVFALGHIVVAYRTSCRARRKLLFHRVDPEAVLSCKNVFSAYQKVPRSPTPSAGKTPKSDSEMRRKPLGTARDDGELPVRLLADIDSLFIACQGLTLHYKLGMSGSPPRSLSSATFLEPNSGCSSSQMTLGKLKLERLPSSVLSKTQYHLHRSYSNQFPSSSLYTPLLDGSASPHVLLSEEIPVLRLDDAVDENEPSDINSVTLDRGLEGTGKFGIVLVHGFGGGVFSWRHVMGVLARQVGCTVVAFDRPGWGLTSRPRRKDWEEKQLPNPYKLETQVDLLLSFCSEMGFSSVILIGHDDGGLLALKAAQRVQESMNSVNVTIKGVVLLSVSLTRELVPAFARILMRTSLGKKHLVRPLLRTEITQVVNRRAWYDATKLTTDVLSLYKAPLCVEGWDEALHEIGKLSYETVLSPQNATSLLQAVEDLPVLVIVGAEDALVSIKSAQAMASKLVNSRLVAISGCGHLPHEECPKALLAAISPFISRLLLKPDLSDQQHTSFLAYE, encoded by the exons ATGGCGGCTTACAAAGGAAGCCTCGAGAAGCTTCGGAGGTGCGTTCGGATGGTGTTTGTGATGGTGGTGATGGTGACTTCGCTTCTGGTGATGTCTCTGCCGCTCCTGGTGGCTCTGGGAGACGTGGTGGTGCCATGCTTATTGATTTCTAGCTTCACGTGCGTCAGGTGCTATGGCTTCAAAGAACACCTGAATCGATACGCTTTCAAGAGCTCCTTGATTGATATTCCTCTCGTTTCCATCACCAGATCTCTCATAATTACAT GTGTTTATTCAATGTGCGACGGCCCTGCACTCTCTCACGGACCATATCTTGGAACTGTGACATTGTGttctatttcttcaattctacTTCTTTCAGTCAAGGCTTGTGTTTTCACCATGAATTCTGAGATGGAGGCTGAAGCTTCATCTTCCCTTGCCAAACAGAAGCTTCATTTGAAGAAGTCATGGGGAATGCCTGTTTTGTTTCTATCCTCAGTGGTCTTTGCTCTTGGCCATATTGTGGTTGCCTATAGAACAAGCTGCAGAGCACGGAGGAAGCTCCTGTTTCACCGAGTTGACCCTGAAGCA GTACTTTCATGCAAAAATGTTTTCTCTGCCTACCAGAAGGTCCCACGATCTCCAACTCCTTCTGCAGGGAAAACCCCCAAAAGTGACAGTGAAATGAGGCGGAAGCCTCTAGGGACAGCTCGTGATGATGGGGAACTTCCAGTCAGATTGCTTGCTGACATTGACAGCTTATTCATTGCCTGCCAGGGGCTTACACTCCATTATAAGCTCGGCATGTCTGGTTCACCTCCTCGGTCCTTATCCTCTGCCACCTTTCTTGAACCCAACTCTGGCTGCAGTTCAAGTCAAATGACCCTTGGAAAGCTAAAACTTGAAAGGCTGCCATCAAGTGTTTTATCTAAAACCCAGTATCATCTTCATAGAAGTTACAGTAATCAGTTTCCAAGCTCTTCCCTATATACTCCACTGCTGGATGGTTCTGCATCTCCACATGTTCTTTTATCTGAAGAAATTCCTGTTCTGAGACTAGATGATGCTGTTGATGAGAATGAACCGAGTGACATAAACTCTGTAACTTTAGATCGAGGTCTGGAAGGAACTGGGAAGTTTGGTATTGTTTTGGTCCATGGTTTTGGAGGAGGAGTTTTCTCATGGAGGCATGTGATGGGGGTGCTGGCTCGGCAGGTTGGTTGCACTGTTGTTGCTTTTGATCGGCCTGGTTGGGGGTTAACTTCTAGGCCACGCCGAAAGGATTGGGAGGAAAAACAATTGCCTAATCCTTACAAGCTTGAGACTCAG GTAGACCTGCTTCTTTCTTTCTGTTCGGAGATGGGATTTTCTTCTGTCATACTCATTGGTCATGATGATGGAGGCCTGCTTGCCTTGAAAGCTGCACAAAGAGTCCAAGAGTCTATGAATTCAGTCAAC GTTACAATTAAGGGGGTGGTATTGCTAAGTGTAAGCTTGACAAGAGAATTAGTTCCTGCTTTTGCAAGGATACTGATGCGCACTTCTCTTGGAAAGAAGCACTTGGTTCGTCCTCTACTGCGGACAGAAATTACTCAGGTGGTGAATCGACGTGCATGGTATGATGCTACCAAGCTAACAACAGATGTTTTAAGCCTCTATAAG GCCCCACTATGTGTGGAAGGTTGGGATGAAGCACTACATGAGATAGGTAAATTATCATATGAGACAGTTCTTTCACCACAAAATGCAACATCATTGCTGCAAGCAGTTGAAGACCTGCCAGTTTTGGTTATTGTGGGCGCTGAAGATGCTCTTGTCTCTATAAAATCTGCTCAAGCTATGGCTTCAAAACTTGTAAATTCT AGACTGGTTGCGATATCTGGATGCGGCCACCTTCCACATGAGGAATGCCCCAAGGCGTTACTTGCTGCTATATCACCCTTCATAAGCAGACTCTTACTCAAACCCGACTTGTCAGACCAACAGCATACTTCCTTTTTAGCTTATGAATAG